The Methanoculleus taiwanensis nucleotide sequence AGAGCCCCACGAGAGCGAGGCCGAACCCGACGGCGAGCAGCAGTTCCCGTGCGCCCGGCCGCGTAAGGCCGAGCCGCTCTAGGCTCTCCGGGAGTTTTCGCGTCGTAAAGAGCCCGACGATGACGAACGATGCCACGATCGTCCAGAAGAGGGTATAGATATCGACGGATACCGCCCCCTCGAAGAACGTGGTATCGGCATCGATAATTCCGGTGAAGGTCTCGGAGAGGTACGGCGGAACTCCGGTGACCGCGACCGGTACAAGCGGGATGAGTGTCAGCGCAAAGACCGTTACGAGCGCAATGGTATGCACCCGATTATACGGGGAGAAGTCGAGCCGGGATGCAAGCCGGATCCGGACAGCCCGCAGCAGCGGAGTGAAGGAGAGGGCGAGAGCTCCTGTGCATGCACAGAAGAGCAGGAAGATCTCGATCGCCGCCTGCGACGTGACCCGTTCGTCGACCGCGGCCGGATCGGGGTTCCCGGTGAGTAAGAACTCCGGCGGCAGGATGGTCACGACCCCGAGAGCAAACGAGAGGACTGCCAGCCCCAAGACGACGGCAAGGAGGATGAGGTAGGCAGGATACTTCAAAGCCGGGTGGATGAGGGAGAGGTATGCCGCCGCGGCGAGGAACACGAACGGCGTGAGGGTAGCGGCCGACCCGAGGAAGAGCCCTATCTCCGTCCCGCCCCCGAGAAGCCCGCCGGCAACTGTTGCAACGATGAAGAGCAGCAGGACGGCAGCGATCCCCGGATAGTTGATCCTGCTCTGTATCGAGGTTCCTTCAGGCATGGGTTCCTTTCTGTTTCGGCCTGTTCTGCGATAAAGGTACGTAATCCCGTGCATGCGCCCGTTCCGGCGGAATTCCCCGGATACCGATAGATCCGAAGAATTTCGAAGTCAACAATCCCTTTTTCTCCCTCCCTTGCCTATACCCTCATCATGGTGAAAATGAGTGCCTG carries:
- a CDS encoding CPBP family intramembrane glutamic endopeptidase; the encoded protein is MPEGTSIQSRINYPGIAAVLLLFIVATVAGGLLGGGTEIGLFLGSAATLTPFVFLAAAAYLSLIHPALKYPAYLILLAVVLGLAVLSFALGVVTILPPEFLLTGNPDPAAVDERVTSQAAIEIFLLFCACTGALALSFTPLLRAVRIRLASRLDFSPYNRVHTIALVTVFALTLIPLVPVAVTGVPPYLSETFTGIIDADTTFFEGAVSVDIYTLFWTIVASFVIVGLFTTRKLPESLERLGLTRPGARELLLAVGFGLALVGLFSLLDLAIGSVWEALGWPLTDTEAFERFLVPYLTPVGILVASISAGFGEEISIRGILQPRFGIILPAMLFAALHAFQYNWDGIISVFIAGLVFGVIRSRYSTTVCAITHTTYDFVLFLALLLGFSVI